One Gossypium hirsutum isolate 1008001.06 chromosome A08, Gossypium_hirsutum_v2.1, whole genome shotgun sequence genomic window, GAGGCATCAGTGAAGACGCCCACTGTCCTCTTACCTATTTATTATTGCCATGAATGGGCTATTTAAAATGCTGGATGTGGTAGTCAAGGAGACAATCTGTTGATATTTTTGAAGGGTACTATGGGCTCAATTGTGGGTATTAAAAGCGTCCTTGACCAATTTTACATTTTGTCTACTCTGCAACTTAATGCGTCAAAAGTGAGGTTTTCGCTATTGGTATTTCTCAAGAAAAGTTGGATGCAATTCATCATGTCACTGGATTTCAGATAGGGAAGCTACCTATACGGTACTTGAGGGCACCCCTAGTGACCAGAAGGTTAACAATAAGGGTGTGTTCTCTTTATTGGAGAAGATTTCTGCTCGTATTTCTTCTTGGATGCAGGTAGAGTGTAGCTTGTTCAATCGGTAATCTTTCATGTTCAAAATTTTTGGTATAGGCAATTTATTTTGTCAAAAGTTGTACTCCAACGTACTAATCAGATTTACGCCTGCTACTTTTGGAAAGGGAAAGATGGGGCGACAAAGGGAGTAAGGGCAAGTTGGGGAGAAATTTGTAAGCCCAAATCCGATGGGGGACTTGGTTTAAAGAATCTTGAGATATGGATCCGTGCGCTAATATGATGTTAGCATATCCAAGCTACTTCGGCTAGCGAGGGCTCGCTTTGGATAGCTTAGATGCAAGCTTATATTTTAAAAGATCAATAGTTGTGGCAGGTCACGGTGAATGATCTTGGGGTTGCGAGAGGAAGCTAGTTCTTGCTTATACTTGCTGGTAGGTCATGGTGAATTGCCTGTGAAAAAGGACTGGGTCGAAATTAGAATGAAAGAAGGAAAATCCCTTGGCATGGCGATCCTGAACAGGTTACCAACCAAAAAGAGACTTCAGTCTATGGGACTTAATATCAACACTTGCTGCAAATTGTGTAGTGGGCTGAGGAGACAAGGGATCATCTGTTTTTTGATTGAGTTCTCAAAGGAAGTTTGGGGAGCACTTCTTAAGCTTTGCAATATTAATAGAAGACTTAGTTGTTAGAATCAATAACTCAGGTGGGCTATCACATAAAAAGGGGAAATTGACAATGATTAAAAATATTGTACAAAAATTAGATTAAGGGGATAAAACTATTAATACTTGTCATAGGGATTCTTCAATACACCTatatctacttttttttttaatttaatggtaTCAATATAtgaaatatcatattttaaagcCCTAAGCATAAAAGAAGGAGGCTCGTTCTAAGTAACATGATGTGCATAGAATAATGTGTATTAACAAAGTTGTGAGTTgccttatttatattttaaaatgtatttgtttgaaaattttaaaaaatatctttgaaaaaaataaaaatatatgaaaataaaaaagtaaaaaaactattttcatagttttcactaaaactaaaaaaaagttatttttgtttgattttcaccataaaaagcaaaatttttaaaaatgatttatttttatttttttaaacttttaagattcaagattaaattgatagaatatgtaaagttaaatgttaaatttattgattattttagaattttgaccaaattaatagaatttgtaaacattaggaggctaaatttgttattatatcataaaaaaaagttacatcaatgttctgttaatgatttaatgaaatagtgaccaaaacatcaaatgtcgataactaaaataaaattttgtggaTCTAAGTGGCtaaaataaatacaagttaaTAATTGGATAACTATTATAAGAATTTTACAAAAGAGACTTTAATTTGAGGTGAAAATTTATAACagttaaaatctaaatttaattaaaaataattatataactcgattaaactaaatttcagaatttatgtTAAGCCTTATTTTGACACCACATGCATTTTGTATTTGCATAAGAATATTACTTTCCccttatcttattttattttattttatctgaTTCTCTATTATTGGTTTCAATTCTTCCTCATTTATTCCactataaaattgtttgaaagtaCTTTTTCGAAAAttcgtaaaataattttattatagattctGATTATATTTGTACTTTTTGATATTATGTCTAAAATTACCCATAGCCCTTACTTAgtccataaataagaggataatgcgatTGAAGTACACTCGAACCAAtgtcctcctacattgacaataatactcTCATACCAATCGAATTAATACTCAATTGACCATTAttcgtaaaattaaaaaaaatgcaaataaaaGTAACATTAACTCAAAGGAAAAGTATATATGCCAAAGATAACATAGTGCAAGCCTTCCACACTACATTTCTACATCGTCATATGCCCCATGTCatattatattctttaaattttcgcTTTTCATATGAAGTAATTTTGTTCTCACTCATCCAATATTATCGAATATTAGTAaatctaaaatttcaattttaattcaatttcttcctgtaatatatgaaattaatttacaaatttaaatttaattttcagcatttataatatatattttttaaattttcgacacaAACTTGCatatggaaaataaataaatgtatcgataatttataattaattattctctctatttattttctaatattctTCGAAGTTGATATCATGTGCATAAATTTTGGTCCTATGgtttcaaaaaggaaaaaaagttttCGATAAAAAATTGATAACTCATCTACTCTTTATGTAtgctttttaaaaataatgtatatatacataataataattgatGTTATGAGTTAATTGAACatcaattcaattataaaaaaattaaaaaataaattttttaaaaaaataatagattttattataagaatatttatgtttttccctacttgataatttttttaaaaaataaataatttaaattatgagAAAAGATTATATAAAACCGTGGTTCCATGTCATCTTTATCACTTtctaatgaaaaaaataaaaaatcagatttttcctcctgaaaaaaattaaatccaattaaaaatgctaaaaatcaagagaaaaaatttgatttgtcattctcttATTAGAAAGGGATAAGAATGAtatggaatcacagtttcatacaatctctTCTCTTAAACtacaactttaaaataaatttaaaaaatagagttaAATGTTGGTTTGATTTTATAAAATCTTTCATAGTGACTTGTGTATTacataattcaaatataatttgTTAATGTCAACCTTGGATCAACAAGGATTTGGACCGGCAATTGAGTTGTGAAAGTGAGAAGGCctgcaagaaagaaagaaagatgtgtTATGGGTAGCCGGAGTTAATATTCCAATCGCTTTTTGATACTTAAGTTAATGGTTTTTGTttaggaaaaatgaaaaaaaggtaCAAGATGATGAATAGTTTACATAATCAAAAGGACTCCCTAGAGGCCTTTTATGTTTACCTCCTTACCTTTCATGTGACAATCCTCTTAGCCTTGAGATCCAAGGTGCATCGGAATTGGTTTATCCTTCTGTTTTGTTCGTTTGCTCTTTTTGTTTAGTTCTGACCGTGTTAGGCTCTGTCTTGCCTTGATCCTTTGCAGTGTCAGGGTTCTTTTCCTCCCCTACCATCAAGCATTGACAACTCCCCTTTTGTTTCCTCCCTATTATCTGTGCattagatattttattataaCATCTTTGGGTCTTTTTACTTTCGGGTTTACGAGTATGACATAATAATAATCCTCCTTAAATCTGAAGTAGGTTATAAAGTggcatctatatatatatatataaatttatatgattCTTCATACTTATTACGGATTCTCTCTTTTGTTGAATGTTTTGGCTTCAACATCACAATTCTATATATAGGGGAGGGGGGGTTAAAGAAGGGCGTATAACAAACATAGAGAAGTTTAAATGGTGAGggaattaaaaagatgaaaacagTAAGAATAGACGCTCTAAGACCAGGAGATCACATATTTTCTGATAGGAAATCACGTCTCTATTTTCACCATGGTACACTCTCTCTTgctcttattttttctttttcatttccttaaagaacaggaagaaaatattataggtttcctaatttttttttggcTTCTTTTGGATGGAAAATCCAATAACATTCATTCATGAATTTATTATCacttagtgattttttaaattaaaaaaaaagttaaaaaagaaagaagCAATCGACCTAAGTTCTAGGTCGAATGGATATTGGATACAAGTGTATGTTCTCAGTTAAATTTCACACATAATGGTTATTACATGATTTCTAAATCAAAGGGAGACCTGTGATTAAACCAGGCATATATGTGGGAGATCAAATGGTGATTCATCTGATGGGACCAAGCAAGACTTACAACCTAAAACCCTGCCAAAGATGTGGGTTCAAGCCCCAAGCAGGGATCTTCAAAACTTGCCTCGATTGCTTCCTCAATGGCCACTCACTCTACCGCTACGAATACGACGTTTCTTACTTAAAACTGGTTTTCAAACGCTCTGGTTCTTGCAGCATTTGGGATTGCAGACCGGCGAACCAAGTCGTCGAAACCGCCTATCGTCTGCTCGAAGACAAGAGCTTCGGGAGCTACAATTTTTTCCTCAACAACTGCGAGGACTTCGCGGTGTATTGCAAAACGGGCATGGCCATGAGCAATCAAACAGCAGGGTTATTTGGGTTTAACTTGGTTGGTGCTGTTGGATATCATGCTACCAAAGGGATCTATGAAGCCTTTACCAATTAAAGAACAACTAAGGACTCATCAGCCATGATTTATGAAATAAACAGCCACTTGAACTGGGTTTTTGtggtataatataaaaaaaaatattagtagaGTATTGCAAAAGTGTGTGATGTGCTACTTTCCTAAACCTGTACAAAAACATGCAAATAATACcaataaaaattatgaatatattttcacTTCAAATACAAATAATCGAatctcttattttctctctcaTGTTTATTTTGGTTAgttgtttagttaattaatttgaattgaattatctGTATCGATTCAGAAAGcgaagttaaatttttttttttagaatcgaaattaaattgtaattgttAGATAGTAAATATTGGAACccaccattgtttgaaaagtcaaatggggtggacaccgaaagtagaaagtaatattggttggcaagttgggttaaaagttggcatgggataattgcaattttggtccctaattgtatagggacattgcaagttgatccttgaacttcaactataaataggcctaaccattgcttactttcttcatcccataattgccattctctacttaaggcattattctctctctctatttgtaaatttcacttgaaatttttggagtgaaatatatttggtagtgcccgaggacgtaggcaaaatttgctaaacctcgttaaaattctggtgttctttattatttgttttgcatattttgtgaatgtgattgtagtgatttattgtgctattaaattacgatagagggatattctggctagga contains:
- the LOC107895016 gene encoding protein LEAD-SENSITIVE 1 is translated as MKTVRIDALRPGDHIFSDRKSRLYFHHGIYVGDQMVIHLMGPSKTYNLKPCQRCGFKPQAGIFKTCLDCFLNGHSLYRYEYDVSYLKLVFKRSGSCSIWDCRPANQVVETAYRLLEDKSFGSYNFFLNNCEDFAVYCKTGMAMSNQTAGLFGFNLVGAVGYHATKGIYEAFTN